CAGACCGTCGACGAGGTCGTCGAGGCCCGCGATCGACTCCTGGCCCTTCGCGGTCGCCTCGAACGGGATCACGACGTTCCTGACCGCCACGAGAGCATTGTAGAGGATCGGCCCTGCCTTGCCGGCGGAGTCGACGATGACGACGTCGTACTCGTCGCGGACGTTCGCCTCGCGGAGCACGCGGTGAAGCTGGTGGTACATGCTGTAGGACTCGCCGAAGTTCTCGGCCTGGTTCTTCTCGTTGAGCAGGAACTCGTGGAGATCCTCGAGCATGTTGTGCGAGGGGACGAGATCGATCCCGCTTTCGACCGTGGTCGTGAGCTGGCCGAACGGGCCTTTCGGGCGCCCGACGAGGTGGCGGACGAGGTTGTCGACCGCCGGATCGCCGCGGTCGTACTCGGGCGCGAACAGATAGGTGAGGCTCCCGTTCTGCGTGTCCATGTCGATCGCGAGGACGTCGTATCCCGCGCGTGCGTGGCTCGCCGCGAGCGTGGCGGCCGTCGTCGTCTTGCCGACGCCCCCCGCCTCCGAGACCGGCGCATAGGTGAGCATTACGAGACGGTCGGCGACGACGAACATAAATCTAAGTCAGACAGCATAGCCACATCTGATAGCTGTGTGTTGTATCTGTGAGGTAGAGTGACGAGCATTGTTTATACAGTATAGCTATTTAACGTAAATTTATACTATAGTCATAAAGTATAGCTATGAACTATAACCCTAAAGTGTAGGTGAAATGTGGACGTCCAGGCGTGAGGCCATCTACGCACCAACGAGCGCCGAGACGGCACGGCTCATCTTCGAGACAGCCGCGTCGGGGTCGTTCCGCACCTGGCCCGACAGTTCGGCGGCGCGCTCCTCGTCGCGTACGGCGTGTTCGTCGTCTGGGTCGTCGCCGAGACCGTCGGCGCGACGAACCGCATCAGGGGCGGCTGAATCCCCCGTAACCAACGCCCCGACCGACGACGGCCGTTTTGGGCCTCAGAGGTAGCCGAGCGCTTCGAGCCGCGTCTCGCGCGTCTCGTCGTCCAGGCGAGCGAAGCCCGACGGCTCCCCCTCGGTCACGTGCCGCGGCTCGTCGGACTCGACGACGAGCCACGGCACGACCCGTAGCTCCGGCGTGTAGACGCGGGGAGCGTGTCCGTACTGTTTGCTCACGAGCACGCGTTCGCCGAGCATCTCGCCGTGATCGGCGGTGATCACCGACCGGCCGTCCAGTCGATCGACGAGCTCCTTCGCGTGGTCGGCGGCGATCCGGACGTTCTCGGCGTACGCCTGCTTGAGCTCCGCCTCCTCGATGGGTCCGTCCCTGACGGCCTCTCGTACGTTCGCGTGCGCCCCGTCGAGGCCCTGCCGCTCCATCACGTTCGGGTTGAACACGCCGAACTCGTAGCGCTCGTACAGCTCCTGCCCGGTGGGGCCGATGTACGGCGCGTGCGGCTGCATGAAGTGAACGAGGAGCCGTTTGTTCGGGTGGCGCTCGCGCATCCGCAGGGCGGCGTCGACGACGGCGTCGGGCGGGATCGTCTTGAGCTCATCGTCCCACCGCTCGAACAGTTCGGCGTAGCACACCTCGAAGAAGACGTCGTCCGAGAGGATCTCGACGAACGGGTTCGCGGTGACGAGCACCGTGTCGTGGAGTCGCCGACCGGCGAAGTTCGCCTCGATGAACTCCCGGCTGCTCGACCCCCGGGAGACGACCGTCCGGAAGTCGCCGTCGATGACGTCGAGGGCCGCGAGCGAGTCCGCCCGACAGGCGTCGAGGATCAGCAGGTTGTCCCACTCCTCGCTCATGACGTCGATGCCTGGGTCGTGTGTGCGCTGGAACACCAGCCGGGACAGCACGCGCTCTCCTTCCCGGGCGAACAGCGACGGCTCCGTCATCGCCCGTCTGAGGTTCGACAGCGTGTATTTCCGGTACGCCATTGGTCGCCAAAGTGTTGTCTGTACAACACGATATACGTTCGGGTCGTATCGCGTACGCACCGACAACAGCGGACGACGTTTCCGGAGGCCAGGTGGACTGATGTACGGAGCAAACGTGACGCGTCCGCAGTTGGTTGGAAACCAACGGACACACGACCGGTCCGACGGCCGGTTACGGGCGGCGGGCCGACGGGGAACCACTGTCGAGGACGGGGGAACGGCCGACGACGGTCGGAACCCGGCCGGGCGAGTCGGCGGGCCGTCTCACTCGCGGACGGCCCGCCGCCGGTCGGGGATCAGGTCGAACGTCTCGTTCGTGTCCCCGAGGACGAACAGCGCGTAGTAGCGGAGGAACGTCTGCACGGGCACGGAGACGACCAACACGAGGGCGATCAGTGCGAAGCCGAAGACCACGGCCGCGACGAGGATGACCGCCCAGCCGGCGGCCTCGACGACCGTGAGCAGCGCCGCGCCGGCGAGGGCGACGAGGCCGAGGGGGATCGCGATCACGACCGCCCCGACGAGGGTGGCGATACCGGCGAGGATCCCGCCCACGAGCTGGAGCACGAACCCCATGACGGCGTAGGCGACGTACTGCTTCCACTGGCCGGTCACCGTCGGCCAGAACCGACGCCAGGCCGAAAGCACGCCCGTCTCTTCCCCGAGCATCACCGGGACGACGAACATGGTCGTGAAGCCGTTGACGAGCCCGCTCGCGATCGTGACGACGGCGAAGACGGGGATCGCGGCCAACAGCAGCCCGAACGAGAGCCCGCCGTCACCGAAGACGATCGGGGCGAAGGCGGCCACGAGGACGACACCGACGAGCGCGAAGGAGACGACTCCGAGGACCAGCCGGAAGCCGAACAGCCGGAGTCCCCGTGACCAGTGCTCGCCCCAGTAGCGGCGGATCGTGACCGTTTCTCGGCGGAGGGAGTCGACGAAGACGAACTCCATGACGGAGCCGACGAACAGGAAGCCGAGGCCCAAGAGCAAGAGGACGCCGAAGATCGCGGCGATGATCGCGACTTCGGTCCCGCCGATCGACGGGGCAGCCTCCAGAGCGCCCGGGCCGTCGGCTCCGGCAGGGGCGTCTACGCCGCCACCGCCCGTGCTCCCGCCGGGAAACTGGACGGGGTTGAATCCGCCGACGCCGCCGACGAAGAGCATGAGCAGGGCGAGCCTCGCCCACCGTCCGCGGTCGAACGGCCAGAGGAACGTCCGCGTCGCGTCGAGCGCGTCGTCGATGGCGTCGAGCGCGTAGAGCGTCACCGGCCGGCTCCCTGTCGGGGGTGGCTGCGCTTCCGATACCGTCGGTACGCGGGGTGGAGGGGACCGATTCGGGGCATTCGGTCCCACAAGGCTCGCCCGACCCGATAGAAGCTTCGGTCGCCGGGCCCGGAGTGAGCGGCGTCGGGTACCGGACGGGGCGGCGTGTCGACCACGTCGCGTGGCAGAGGTCGCGCGACGACGCGTCCACACACCGTACCCTACTCGCTCTCTTCGGTCGCTCGTTGAGGATAGGGGGCCTTAACCCCTCAATTCAGGTAAGGAATCGACAGTGACAGCGCGTTTCGCCAGCGTTACTTGCTTCCAGGGCCCACGAAGTCCGCCGTGACAGTTCACTGAACACCCAAGTATCCAGCTGCTTCCTCTGCGATGGTCTCAATCGTTGCCTCGACGAGACGACCCTCTTCGTGCTGGATGTCGGCGTGCCGGATCGTCGCGATGGTCCACGGTTCACGTAGCTGTCACGCGGCAACCCACCAGTCGTGAAATCGTCGTCAGCGAGCGGAATTGCGACTGCACGACGAGTCGTCGTGACCGCGGCGTACAGTCCTATTTCGTCGCTGAACGGGTGAGTGTCGTCACTGAGGCAGACGTACGGACGGTAGTCGTGATCGGCGAACAGGTCAGGGCCGTTCACCACAGTTCCACGGTCGCACGACACCGGTCACTCCTCTCCGTAGTAGTCGTCGGTCGTCGAGGCCGAACTAGCCTGTGTCTGCGCTGCATACGACGCGAGGCGATCGTCTTCTCCGATCGCCCAGTATCGACCCCGGTGACGGACGAGTCCGCGGTCCTCGAGACGCGACAGGACGGCGCCGACGCTCCCACGCTTGATTTCGGTCGCCTCGTGAATCTCCGTCTGGGTGAACGCCTTGTCGTCGTGTTCGACGAGGAACTGGAGAATCCGGTAGGGCTGCGTGCCCTCCTGGAGGTCGAGGACCTCGGTTGGTTCCTCGTCGAATCGGTCGATGTTGATTGGCATGTGTAATAGATTGTAATAGACTGAAATAAGCGCGTCGCTGATGGGGGTGTTCGCTCGTCCCTCACGAGCGATTCAACGTAAGCCGATGCAAGAGCCCTTGGAACTACCGTGACAGAACGGCTGGTCCACGGTTACACATCGTTGATATGATCGTAGATTCGTCCGGTTGTCTGGATTGAACGGTGCCGGAGCCGGCTCCGGACATCGTAGAGGGTGTTTCCGTCCTCAGCGTTCATCATCCGCCACGCGGTGCTGTGTCGGAGCGCATGAGGCGTCACATCGGAGGCATCGCCTCGATTCCCGTCGATCTTGAATGGGCGAACCTCGGCTACCTCGGCGACTTTGTGAACCAGATCACGAACCCCTTGGGTTGAGAGACGGTCGGACGACCGCGAAGGGAAGAGTGCTGAGCTGTCCTTCCATCGGTTCGTGAGGTACGATCGGAGCAATCGAGTGGTGTCGCTCGCGAGGCCGAGCGTCTTCGGCGGTGGAGTGTTCTCGTTCGGGTAGTCCTTCTGAATGTGACCCGGGAGGTAGAGCTTCGAAGCGTCGTCGCGGAGGTAGTCGATGTCGAGCGCGACGAGTTCGACGATGCGAAGGCCAATGTCGTACACTGTCGCGATGATCGCGTCGTCGCGCTGATGGAGATACTCAGTGCTCGTTCGATACACCGCATTTCGGCGTCCGTCGGCTCCCTGCACCGGGAGTTGGTGTGCGCCAAACGGGCTCCTTTGACGCTCAGTTCACTGCCCACACACATGGTCGAATCACAGGTCGCTCTCACCCTCGTCATGGGCGGGTTGCTCGTCGCTGTCGGCGTGTGGCTCGCGCGGCTCGAGAACTGGCGGTCCGTCCCGCTCGGCGGTCGGGCGGGAGGGACCGTCTCGGAAGAGCTCTCCTCGGAGAAACCGTCGGGACTGCTCCGCTGGCTCACCACCGTGGATCACAAGGACATCGGGATACTCTACGGCGTCTACTCGGTCGCGATCTTCGGGTGGGCCGGTGGGGCGGCGATGATCATGCGTCTCGAGCTGATCGACCCCGAGATGACCCTGCTCTCGAACCAGTTCTACAACTCGCTGCTCACCAGCCACGGGATCGCGATGCTCATCCTGTTCGGGACGCCGATCCTGGCCGCGTTCTCGAACTACTTCATCCCGCTGTTGATCGGCGCCGACGACATGGCGTTCCCGCGCATCAACGCCATCGCCTTCTGGCTCCTACCGCCCTCGGCGCTGCTCGTCTTCGCTGGCTTCCTTCCCATCCCGGACCTCATCCCCGCCCAGACCGCGTGGACGATGTACACGCCGCTGTCGGCGGGCGTCGGCTCCGGCACGCAGGCCAACGCGGGCGTCGACCTGATGCTCCTCGGCCTCCATCTCTCGGGTATCTCCGTCACCATGGGCGCGATCAACTTCATCGCGACCGTCTTCACCGAACGCGGCGACGGCGTCACGTGGGCGAACCTCGACATCTTCTCGTGGACGGTCCTCACCCAGTCGGGGCTCGTTCTCTTCGCGTTCCCCCTCCTGGGGAGTGCGATCGTCATGCTGCTCATGGACCGCAACCTCGGCACGACGTTCTTTTCGGTCGACGGCGGCTACATCCTCTGGCAGCACCTCTTTTGGTTCTGGGGCCATCCCGAGGTGTACATCCTCATCCTCCCGGCGATGGGACTCGTGAGCCTCATCCTCCCGCGGTTTTCGGGGCGGCGGCTGTTCGGCTTCAAGTTCGTCGTCTACTCCACGCTGGCGATCGGCGTGCTCTCCTTCGGCGTGTGGGCCCATCACATGTTCGCGACCGGGATCGACCCGCGCCTGCGCGCGTCGTTCATGACCGTCTCGCTCGCCATCGCCATCCCGACGGCGGTGAAGACGTTCAACTGGATCACGACGATGTGGAACGGCCGCGTCAGGCTCACGACGCCGATGCTCTTCTGCGTCGGCTTCGTCTCGAACGTGATCATCGGCGGCGTGACGGGCGTCTTCCTCGCCTCCATTCCCGTGGACCTCATCCTCCACGACACGTACTACGTCGTCGGCCACTTCCACTACTTCCTCATGGGCGGGACGGTCTTTGCGGTGTTCGCGGGCATCTACTACTGGTTCCCGCTCGTCACCGGCCGGATGTACCAGAAGACCCTCGGCAAGGCGCACTTCTGGCTCTCGATGATCGGGACGAACCTCACGTTCTTCGCGATGATCCTCCTCGGCTACGGCGGAATGCCCCGGCGGTACGCCACGTACCTCCCGGAGTTCGTCACGCTCCACCAGGTCGCGTCCGTCGGGGCCGTCTTGATCACCGTCGCCCAGTTGATCTGGCTGTTCAACGTCGTCCAGTCGTACTACGAGGGACCGGCCGTCGAGGACGGCGACCCCTGGAACCTCCGGACGGACGGGCTGTACACCGCCGAGTGGGACTGGTTCGACCGGAAACGGGAGACGGCGCTGGCTGACGGCGGCGAACCCTCCGACGGCGACGACTGAACGAGTCGGCTACTCTTCGACGGCGACCACGACGAGCAAGCGGGCCGCTACTCCTCGTCGCCGACCGCGACGGGCGCGCGGACGAGGTTCCCCCACTCGGTCCACGAGCCGTCGTAGTTCTGCACCCGGTCGTAGCCGAGCAGTTCGTGGAGGACGAACCAGGTGATCGACGAGCGTTCGCCGATCCGGCAGTACGCGATGACCGCGTCGTCGGGGGTGACGCCGTGTGACTCGTACAGGTCGGCCAGCACCGCCAGCGGTTTGAACCGGCCGTCGGAGCCGACGTTGTCGGCCCACAGGACGTTGATCGCGCCGGGGATGTGGCCGGCGCGCTGGGCGGTCTCGTCCATGCCCGGGGGCGCGATCAGCTCCCCCCGGTACTCCTCGGGCATCCGGACGTCGATGAGCGTCGTCTCCGCGTCGAGCGCCTCGTGGACGTCGCGACGGAACGCGCGGATCGACTCGTCGGTCGTCTCGACGTGGTACTCCGTCGCGGGGAACGTCGGCACCTCGTCGGTCGTCGGGAAGCCGTGTTCCAGCCAGTACTCGCGCCCCCCGTCCATCACCCGAACGTCGTCGTGGCCGTAGATGCTGAACTGCCAGTACAGGTGGGTCGCGAACCAGTTCGCGTTGTCGCCGTAGACGACGACCGTGGTGTCGTTCGCGATGCCGTTGTCGCCCATCAGCCGCTCGAACTCCGCCGGCGTAGGGATGTCGCGCCAGGTGTCGCTCTGGAGGTCCGCCTGCCAGTCGAAGCCGACGGCGCCGGGCGCGTGACGCTCCCGATAGAAATCCGTGTTCACGTCGACCTCCACGAGCCGGTAGTCGGGAGTCGGCTCCCTGAACCGGTCGAGTCGGTCGGCGACCCACGCGGGCGAGACGAGGACGTCCGCTGGATGCGTCGTTGTCATTGAGTGGTCCTGTGTGCGGTCGTCGACCGGTTCCGTCGGGTCGTGTGATCGTTCTCCGGCCCCCATTATCAGTACTCCTCCTCCACGAACCCCTTCGCGAGTTCGGCGGTCGCCCGCCGGAGCCGGTACGAGATCGTCGACCGGGGCAGGTCGAGTTCGTCCGCGAGCTCGTCGAGCGTCACCTCCCGTGGCGTCTCGAAGTAGCCGCGGTCGACGGCCAACTCCAGCGTCTCCCGCTGCTCGCTCCGGAGCGATCGCGACGACAGGAGACTGTGCCGCCAGCCGGTCGCGTCCTCGAGATGTCCGAACTCGAACCCGATCCCGTCGGCGAGCTGTGCGCCGAGGGTGTCGTACACCATCCCGACCTTCTCGTCGCTCTGCATCAGGACCCGCCAGCGCGCCTGCTCGCCCCGACGGACGACCTCGAAGACGACGCCGCCGCTGAGGTACTGGGTCGCGATGAGCGGGACGGCGTCGCAGTAGGTGATCTCCGAGACGTGGGTGTAGACGATCCGGTGGCGGCTCCCCTCTTCGAGGAGGTCGTGCCGTCGCACGCCCCGGCAGTCGCGGGCGCTGACGGACTCGCGGTCGAGCGACTCGTCGAGCAACAACGGATCGAGCCGATCGAGCGCCTCGGGCTCGCCCGTGACCCGTTCGAGCTGCCAGAACTGGTCCGTGTCGAGACACGAGACGATCGCCTCCGAGCGGAGCGACTCCTCCTCGATGAACGCGTCCATGTAGCGATCGACGCCCCGAGAGTAGGTGAGAGAAAAGAGGAACTCGCGCATTACACGTGCTTGGGCCGGACGGGAATAACGGTTTTCGATCGGCGTCGGTGACGAGCGCGTCGGCCGGGGCCGCTCGGTTCGGCGACGCGCGGCCCCGGGCGGGACGTATTGCGACCGAAACACTATACTGAATCCGCCCGCTCCGGCGTGCGAGCGACGCTCATGCCGGCGGCCGATCCGACAGGACACTCGAATCCCTCGGGTCGACACGCGGGGGTCGACGGC
This sequence is a window from Salinigranum marinum. Protein-coding genes within it:
- a CDS encoding sulfurtransferase, which codes for MTTTHPADVLVSPAWVADRLDRFREPTPDYRLVEVDVNTDFYRERHAPGAVGFDWQADLQSDTWRDIPTPAEFERLMGDNGIANDTTVVVYGDNANWFATHLYWQFSIYGHDDVRVMDGGREYWLEHGFPTTDEVPTFPATEYHVETTDESIRAFRRDVHEALDAETTLIDVRMPEEYRGELIAPPGMDETAQRAGHIPGAINVLWADNVGSDGRFKPLAVLADLYESHGVTPDDAVIAYCRIGERSSITWFVLHELLGYDRVQNYDGSWTEWGNLVRAPVAVGDEE
- a CDS encoding tyrosine-type recombinase/integrase, with product MQGADGRRNAVYRTSTEYLHQRDDAIIATVYDIGLRIVELVALDIDYLRDDASKLYLPGHIQKDYPNENTPPPKTLGLASDTTRLLRSYLTNRWKDSSALFPSRSSDRLSTQGVRDLVHKVAEVAEVRPFKIDGNRGDASDVTPHALRHSTAWRMMNAEDGNTLYDVRSRLRHRSIQTTGRIYDHINDV
- a CDS encoding ParA family protein, with amino-acid sequence MLTYAPVSEAGGVGKTTTAATLAASHARAGYDVLAIDMDTQNGSLTYLFAPEYDRGDPAVDNLVRHLVGRPKGPFGQLTTTVESGIDLVPSHNMLEDLHEFLLNEKNQAENFGESYSMYHQLHRVLREANVRDEYDVVIVDSAGKAGPILYNALVAVRNVVIPFEATAKGQESIAGLDDLVDGLEESIDVDVGVLAVLPIGYKDTRDQRDVLGELRASGFPVPVVIGERGSLMEGCWKQQCSPYTYVEQHRDRRRDYELETLDQFDELARYLEAEAGLETPEVAV
- a CDS encoding cbb3-type cytochrome c oxidase subunit I, with protein sequence MGGLLVAVGVWLARLENWRSVPLGGRAGGTVSEELSSEKPSGLLRWLTTVDHKDIGILYGVYSVAIFGWAGGAAMIMRLELIDPEMTLLSNQFYNSLLTSHGIAMLILFGTPILAAFSNYFIPLLIGADDMAFPRINAIAFWLLPPSALLVFAGFLPIPDLIPAQTAWTMYTPLSAGVGSGTQANAGVDLMLLGLHLSGISVTMGAINFIATVFTERGDGVTWANLDIFSWTVLTQSGLVLFAFPLLGSAIVMLLMDRNLGTTFFSVDGGYILWQHLFWFWGHPEVYILILPAMGLVSLILPRFSGRRLFGFKFVVYSTLAIGVLSFGVWAHHMFATGIDPRLRASFMTVSLAIAIPTAVKTFNWITTMWNGRVRLTTPMLFCVGFVSNVIIGGVTGVFLASIPVDLILHDTYYVVGHFHYFLMGGTVFAVFAGIYYWFPLVTGRMYQKTLGKAHFWLSMIGTNLTFFAMILLGYGGMPRRYATYLPEFVTLHQVASVGAVLITVAQLIWLFNVVQSYYEGPAVEDGDPWNLRTDGLYTAEWDWFDRKRETALADGGEPSDGDD
- a CDS encoding helix-turn-helix domain-containing protein translates to MREFLFSLTYSRGVDRYMDAFIEEESLRSEAIVSCLDTDQFWQLERVTGEPEALDRLDPLLLDESLDRESVSARDCRGVRRHDLLEEGSRHRIVYTHVSEITYCDAVPLIATQYLSGGVVFEVVRRGEQARWRVLMQSDEKVGMVYDTLGAQLADGIGFEFGHLEDATGWRHSLLSSRSLRSEQRETLELAVDRGYFETPREVTLDELADELDLPRSTISYRLRRATAELAKGFVEEEY
- a CDS encoding helix-turn-helix domain-containing protein, translating into MPINIDRFDEEPTEVLDLQEGTQPYRILQFLVEHDDKAFTQTEIHEATEIKRGSVGAVLSRLEDRGLVRHRGRYWAIGEDDRLASYAAQTQASSASTTDDYYGEE
- a CDS encoding DUF7544 domain-containing protein; this encodes MTLYALDAIDDALDATRTFLWPFDRGRWARLALLMLFVGGVGGFNPVQFPGGSTGGGGVDAPAGADGPGALEAAPSIGGTEVAIIAAIFGVLLLLGLGFLFVGSVMEFVFVDSLRRETVTIRRYWGEHWSRGLRLFGFRLVLGVVSFALVGVVLVAAFAPIVFGDGGLSFGLLLAAIPVFAVVTIASGLVNGFTTMFVVPVMLGEETGVLSAWRRFWPTVTGQWKQYVAYAVMGFVLQLVGGILAGIATLVGAVVIAIPLGLVALAGAALLTVVEAAGWAVILVAAVVFGFALIALVLVVSVPVQTFLRYYALFVLGDTNETFDLIPDRRRAVRE